A region from the Alphaproteobacteria bacterium genome encodes:
- a CDS encoding ribonuclease — protein MEIYPADSDYDNTLPGFEIPDGYDSSILYNIDTGYVSGVNITDQKTGQTYQGIVDLNPTLDRIAAGQKYPYKNDGTTFNNYPVDGIELLPSEPSGYYTECVVPTPGINGPGPQRIVVRKEGEAYYTPDHYHSFIPIKSK, from the coding sequence GTGGAAATTTATCCTGCCGACAGTGACTATGATAATACACTGCCGGGGTTTGAGATACCGGATGGATATGATTCTTCAATTCTTTATAATATTGATACAGGCTATGTAAGCGGTGTTAATATTACAGATCAAAAAACAGGACAAACTTACCAGGGTATCGTGGATCTTAATCCAACGCTTGACAGGATTGCGGCGGGTCAGAAATATCCATACAAGAATGATGGCACTACTTTTAATAATTATCCTGTTGACGGAATAGAATTGCTTCCTTCAGAGCCTTCAGGCTATTATACTGAGTGCGTTGTCCCCACTCCAGGAATCAATGGACCTGGGCCCCAAAGGATTGTTGTTCGAAAAGAGGGAGAAGCGTATTACACTCCCGACCATTATCATTCTTTTATACCAATAAAAAGTAAATGA
- a CDS encoding hemagglutinin repeat-containing protein, producing MSSSTQIHRTDQVTNRGSTLVAGGNVTMNAADDIGVKGSYIEAGDVLPIDVPVRSRVLSSFYNCFWFRDQHRIG from the coding sequence ATGAGCAGCAGCACGCAAATTCACCGCACAGACCAGGTGACCAACCGCGGTTCAACCTTGGTGGCAGGTGGAAACGTTACCATGAATGCGGCAGATGATATCGGCGTGAAAGGCTCTTATATCGAAGCGGGTGACGTGCTCCCAATTGATGTACCAGTTAGAAGTAGAGTCTTGAGTTCTTTTTATAACTGCTTTTGGTTTCGCGATCAACACCGCATTGGGTAA
- a CDS encoding hemagglutinin repeat-containing protein — MLNAANDITIKGSDAQSAGDINLTAQNVTIGAETESYHYHETSSSHGFMSSSKKEVKQDKESLRGSTLTAGNNININANDDINVTASYAEAGNDIHLLADADHNNTGGITVEAGKGYESSYVYKKDSGFTGGLSGMSFGVSYQQTKDKVSTYRETLLPSMMLAGHDIAMDAADDITIKASHLQAGNDVKLTAGNDINIVSDGFDDEHHESHTMSSIGVSVAIQESLTGAIDSIHDLSNTNTSGDYGAVNLAANAYKGWYAYNNLGGVSNVVNNPSSLLPSLSISLGISSSSSKYDQTGTNHMPSTIQAGHDFISSSGNDTTIKGATILAQNVNMDVGGDLLVSSVQNTSETSKSEKSGGMSVGVSIDIMGNVTPTFGANVYSGSGKGHRNWTDDVTSIMGTNSVAIDVGGKTTINGAMIAQATPQEDGSYKDGSNLTLYTGSLEVANLVDEDVWHYSGAGLAAGWSFGGNNGGTGTPAKPVAGTNTSLPSSLTPSVRIDDDKTIGITHATVGEGTITINGEPATTDELNDLNRDVNNVQEIIKDEHNSLDIEIPIDGKTLTIAVTFIGDAAASLSDKLSAVFDQAIDQAVDQNMLNANSKDNVKAVMEALKDGEITPEQLTGCDEVSFNIRSLFVADAYAASMCHIELKSGTIVISKSDQDFANKLYQETLKTPSIGSLYADEGLIAFDNVCNADPTCRVANQDASFKALALAGITVSVFGVAGLAGGGAAGTDGFLLGEGDGLFLSAQQLELKIQTSAASLAQFLTNAYITNTLSGLDPNNPMMGTSGNNGIDLEGYSSHDGSTLPKDSGLSFPGYDNTLPGFEIPTSGSSVEIYPGESDYDNSLPGFEIPYTNGIDIFTNTAPIDLTQEEGANGGHTIEMHVGKSDDFLIDRLSNPFKYNTNQDSITGASTFPDIETANTVVNDSFAQNNSQIQEWLNTPGSKQLSISYTGTDVIGKGIYKGDTSVMDLTNARIVLVKNGTGGFGVKTAYPIK, encoded by the coding sequence GTGTTAAATGCCGCCAACGACATCACCATCAAAGGCAGCGATGCGCAAAGCGCGGGTGATATTAATTTAACCGCACAGAATGTCACCATTGGTGCCGAAACCGAAAGCTATCATTACCATGAAACCAGCAGCAGCCATGGCTTTATGAGCTCTAGCAAGAAGGAGGTCAAACAAGACAAAGAAAGCTTGCGAGGTTCTACTTTAACGGCAGGAAATAACATTAACATCAACGCCAATGATGATATCAACGTTACCGCCTCTTACGCAGAAGCAGGTAACGACATCCATTTACTAGCTGATGCCGACCACAACAACACAGGCGGCATTACCGTAGAAGCTGGTAAGGGTTATGAATCCAGCTACGTGTATAAAAAGGACAGCGGTTTCACCGGCGGACTTTCTGGCATGAGTTTTGGGGTGAGTTACCAACAAACCAAAGACAAGGTTTCAACCTACCGGGAAACCTTACTGCCCTCAATGATGCTTGCAGGCCATGATATTGCAATGGATGCGGCAGATGATATCACGATTAAAGCAAGCCACCTCCAGGCTGGAAATGATGTTAAGTTAACGGCTGGAAATGACATTAATATTGTCAGTGATGGCTTTGATGATGAACATCATGAATCCCATACAATGTCGAGTATTGGTGTTTCTGTTGCTATCCAGGAAAGTTTAACCGGTGCGATAGATTCCATTCATGATCTTTCCAATACGAATACTTCAGGTGATTATGGCGCAGTTAACCTGGCAGCGAACGCTTATAAAGGATGGTATGCCTATAATAATTTGGGAGGCGTAAGCAACGTTGTCAATAATCCTTCCAGCTTATTGCCAAGCTTGTCCATCAGCCTTGGAATATCAAGCAGTTCTTCCAAATATGATCAGACTGGCACCAATCATATGCCGTCAACCATTCAGGCTGGGCATGATTTTATCAGCAGCAGTGGTAATGATACCACTATTAAGGGTGCTACTATTTTGGCACAGAATGTGAATATGGATGTTGGTGGTGATTTACTTGTTTCGTCTGTGCAGAACACGTCAGAAACATCTAAAAGTGAAAAAAGCGGTGGCATGAGTGTTGGTGTCAGCATTGATATTATGGGAAATGTCACCCCGACATTTGGCGCTAACGTCTATAGTGGCAGTGGCAAAGGCCATCGGAACTGGACGGATGATGTCACATCCATCATGGGAACCAACTCCGTTGCGATTGATGTAGGAGGCAAAACCACGATCAATGGCGCCATGATAGCCCAGGCAACGCCCCAGGAAGATGGGAGTTATAAGGATGGCAGCAACCTAACCTTATACACCGGCTCACTTGAAGTAGCCAACTTGGTTGATGAGGATGTATGGCATTATAGTGGTGCTGGCCTTGCTGCAGGTTGGAGCTTTGGCGGCAATAATGGTGGTACTGGCACACCGGCAAAACCAGTAGCGGGCACCAACACGTCTCTACCTTCGTCATTAACCCCTTCTGTACGTATTGATGATGATAAGACAATTGGTATAACCCATGCCACGGTTGGTGAAGGAACCATTACGATTAATGGCGAACCAGCAACCACTGATGAACTTAACGATTTAAATCGTGATGTAAATAACGTTCAGGAAATTATAAAAGATGAACATAATTCCCTCGATATTGAGATACCGATTGATGGAAAAACATTAACCATAGCCGTCACGTTTATAGGTGATGCTGCGGCATCACTAAGTGACAAACTATCTGCTGTGTTTGACCAAGCGATTGATCAGGCTGTGGATCAAAACATGTTAAATGCAAACAGCAAAGACAATGTTAAAGCCGTGATGGAAGCTTTAAAAGATGGTGAAATCACACCTGAACAGCTTACTGGATGTGACGAGGTTAGTTTTAATATCAGAAGCCTCTTTGTGGCAGACGCATATGCCGCCAGTATGTGCCATATTGAGTTGAAGAGCGGCACGATTGTTATCAGTAAAAGTGATCAAGACTTTGCGAATAAACTTTATCAGGAAACACTTAAAACACCGAGTATCGGATCACTTTATGCAGATGAGGGATTGATCGCATTCGACAATGTATGCAATGCCGACCCTACCTGTCGTGTGGCCAATCAGGATGCAAGCTTCAAAGCACTGGCATTAGCAGGAATAACCGTGTCAGTTTTTGGGGTAGCGGGATTAGCAGGAGGCGGAGCTGCCGGTACCGATGGTTTTTTACTGGGTGAAGGTGATGGACTTTTCTTAAGCGCACAACAGCTGGAATTAAAGATTCAAACAAGCGCTGCCAGTTTAGCTCAATTTTTAACGAATGCGTATATAACAAATACCCTGAGTGGCCTCGATCCCAACAATCCAATGATGGGAACAAGCGGCAATAACGGTATCGATTTAGAGGGTTACAGCTCTCATGACGGCAGCACCCTTCCGAAAGACTCTGGGTTAAGTTTCCCTGGGTATGATAATACATTACCTGGGTTTGAGATTCCAACATCGGGATCATCTGTGGAAATATATCCGGGGGAGAGTGACTATGATAATTCGCTGCCGGGGTTTGAGATACCATATACGAATGGGATTGACATATTCACAAATACTGCTCCAATAGACTTGACGCAAGAAGAAGGAGCAAATGGAGGGCACACCATAGAAATGCATGTTGGAAAATCAGATGATTTTCTAATTGACCGTTTGAGTAATCCATTTAAATATAACACAAACCAAGACTCAATTACGGGAGCTTCAACATTTCCAGATATTGAAACGGCAAATACAGTTGTGAATGACAGTTTTGCTCAGAATAATTCACAAATTCAAGAATGGCTTAATACACCGGGCTCAAAACAGTTGAGTATTTCCTATACTGGAACCGATGTCATTGGAAAGGGAATATATAAGGGTGATACAAGTGTTATGGATTTAACAAATGCTAGAATAGTACTGGTAAAGAATGGTACTGGTGGATTTGGAGTCAAAACCGCGTATCCGATAAAGTGA
- a CDS encoding hemagglutinin repeat-containing protein — MGPIKSHRELTVQNAATLSSKGSMTLNAHDQLDILGSDVQAAQNINLNAQDINISSVDEYYYMETVSHKAAS, encoded by the coding sequence TTGGGGCCGATTAAATCCCACCGTGAGTTGACGGTGCAGAATGCGGCGACCCTTTCCAGTAAAGGCTCGATGACGCTCAATGCCCATGACCAGTTGGATATTTTGGGCAGTGATGTGCAGGCGGCACAAAATATCAACCTGAATGCCCAAGATATTAATATCAGCTCGGTAGATGAGTATTATTACATGGAGACGGTTAGCCATAAAGCGGCTTCATGA
- a CDS encoding barstar family protein, which translates to MTVGDFAFNFIDDLSAIDTHDAFVVRIGKEITSESQLLNYLSESFKFPGYFGFNWNALYDCLCDFHWISSYKIILIHENLPDISSDNLKIYLKILQDSVRSWHESDIHIFEIFFKSNILFDM; encoded by the coding sequence ATGACTGTTGGTGATTTCGCTTTTAATTTTATTGATGACTTGTCAGCCATCGATACACATGATGCATTTGTCGTAAGAATTGGAAAGGAAATTACTAGTGAGTCTCAGCTGTTAAACTATCTAAGCGAATCTTTTAAGTTTCCGGGTTATTTTGGATTTAATTGGAATGCTCTATATGATTGTTTGTGTGACTTTCACTGGATTAGCTCGTATAAAATTATTTTAATACATGAAAATCTGCCTGATATATCTTCTGATAATTTGAAGATATATTTAAAAATATTGCAGGATTCCGTGAGGAGTTGGCACGAGAGTGATATTCATATTTTTGAAATTTTTTTTAAAAGTAATATTCTATTTGATATGTAA
- a CDS encoding hemagglutinin repeat-containing protein: MDGAGNIDHITVDKGNILIEGNGVDASQTDSFDIIARAAQIHAAIYGGNTVRVTTGRNQVNYQTGVATPLAATPESVVSKPTIAIDASALGGMYAGKIYLKSTEAGVGVNNGGILQASNGDLEITADGELVQAGTASATADVKLTSTASKVTHTGRTSAGGSVTVNAHSDATLGGQYIYAGNQINLTAGDQLTLDGSGADSGFAFLKATSITGNADSIRLTHVLTSGTEDVISMTSASLDISDSEILANSVVFISTGATTITTSQIVANDGLSLTNGSFSATNSTLLANTLLQNVSGNWLNDTSIISMLGDLSLTVGGTLTNQGELSSATHIDISAHDLNNTATGVIASNNDALLGATHDLTNQGVLYTHGNMNIEVGNHLLNDQGYILAETGSLWMGGLNNTRMVLLENQSGLIQSGGLMTLVADTLSNHRVGNPSFIEDAGDIEYFDIRLGHGNDDMLAHTGSDNQWLIFNADPYLDGIKFMVDNNSTWQADPNLPPGVARQVITETEDFTERAGQIISQGNLVVDAATLNQQVSYISASGNVDLGTANVTNTGMDINSILRYTCMTSGCLPHIYNPVINEYDLVGSIAPLETFDLVYQSGHVASTIEAGGTLTLGGNLVNNQTSLPINGVLITPRIDQSSVVSPGVNVSVGGLFGVASDPNSPYLITTQIPNINQNSYVGSSYLLDQLGYQLDHTILLLGDPFYETQLIEDALLKKLGTRFITPGITDANAQITQLYDNAKEQMGSLNLSVGIALTDAQQSLLTKDIVWLVQQTINGKQVLVPTVYLASNQAQLQDIALNTGATLNGHDIALTGNSITNQGGIQAQHNLTINSSTVSNQGGLIKAGNNLDITADTISNSASVGSSSYGKSTFETLQHQGTLAAGNNVNLTTSGDINFNGGVLDAGGTGSLTSTNGNIIIDSQALNNHTDASYRHSHYTSDSTLQIGSLLSGQQLVLNAANDITIKGSDAQSAGDINLTAQNVTIGAETESYHYHETSSSHGFMSSSKKEVKQDKESLRGSTLTAGNNININANDNINVTASYAEAGNDIHLLADADHNNTGGITVEAGKGYESSYVYKKDSGFTGGLSGMSFGVSYQQTKDKISSYQETLLPSMMVAWHDITMDAHDDINILSSIVNAGHDVILNSDNNINLLALDADNSYAESHKMTSIGVTVAIQEGFTGLIDSVKGLGDKGSGSYAGIQTAADAYKGASQFASMYKASKGFTDPSQLLPSISVSLGISSSSSKYETSGSNFTQTQITAGHDFISHSGKDTTVKGANILAQNVNIDVGGDLTVESVQNTQETSKSEHSGGMSVGISYGVNGLSPTFGANAYSGSGDGHRKWTDNVTSIIGTNSVDIDVTGKTTLTGAIIAQATPQEDGTYIDGGNLTLNTGSLEVSDLTDEDIWHYNGAGIAVGFGGPPGQPVFGSGSNLSSSYTPSLKIEDDTKIGVTHATIGAGTITIAGQAATDDQLNGVNRDVNKVQEILVDEHDHLDIEIPLDGIKNITDMVSDIVSKLNHPDSALSAAVKVTDSLKEKLERLGVSETDQEKLVNSQGGMKAAGYIYGTDLIQSVNGELSSQDMALLLDGYIPVKTSDGYGWVSSAEIGLKAEYGANGALVIRVMGGITPLSTSEMVAKYEATGITLGEGKTPLQLAGSLAGSLLGSLKSIETSCGCLSAIEAAIEIGMPTIAGAVGGALSGAATGAVIGGVATSATGPGALAGAAGGAAAGGVIGAAEGAFAGLQVGTVAWATEQLINASSIGDGLAYAADKAIEAAAGQYQTQGLTSEDAYALAAVTVIAGAYASAISIKTVMGVIKSKGIATTTAEDIKISSPPIKSGNLTIEEGIFSESEKDAAKFMADLGNDVILRSPTGTRAGGNTSDLLINGTPYDVYTPITNNPNRIISAIASKNSQAQGIVLDLRNTSVTQEQLGNVLQRVQGAGAKNIIDIKIIGK; the protein is encoded by the coding sequence ATGGATGGTGCGGGCAATATAGACCATATCACCGTTGATAAAGGCAACATCCTGATTGAAGGCAACGGCGTTGATGCCAGCCAGACCGATTCCTTTGATATCATCGCCCGTGCGGCACAAATCCACGCAGCCATTTATGGTGGCAATACAGTGCGCGTCACGACAGGCCGCAACCAAGTCAATTATCAAACGGGTGTGGCCACTCCACTTGCTGCTACACCGGAATCAGTGGTTAGCAAGCCCACCATTGCGATTGATGCATCTGCTTTGGGTGGTATGTATGCGGGAAAGATTTATCTTAAAAGCACCGAAGCAGGCGTTGGTGTTAATAATGGCGGCATCTTGCAAGCCAGTAACGGTGATTTAGAAATCACCGCTGATGGTGAGCTTGTTCAGGCGGGCACTGCTTCTGCTACTGCAGATGTGAAGCTTACCTCAACAGCCAGCAAAGTGACCCATACCGGCAGAACCTCTGCTGGTGGTTCTGTAACCGTAAATGCACATAGTGATGCAACATTAGGTGGTCAATATATCTATGCAGGTAATCAGATTAATCTCACTGCCGGAGATCAACTCACCTTAGATGGCTCAGGCGCTGATTCAGGCTTTGCGTTTCTCAAAGCTACCAGCATAACAGGCAATGCAGACTCTATTCGTTTAACACATGTACTCACCAGCGGTACAGAAGATGTGATATCCATGACATCCGCCAGCCTTGATATAAGCGATAGCGAGATACTCGCAAACTCGGTGGTGTTTATTTCCACTGGAGCAACCACTATCACGACCAGTCAGATTGTGGCTAATGACGGATTGTCTCTAACTAATGGCAGTTTCAGCGCAACGAACAGCACCTTACTAGCCAACACCCTCTTGCAAAACGTAAGCGGCAATTGGCTAAATGATACCTCGATTATATCGATGCTAGGTGATTTGTCTTTAACAGTCGGTGGAACCTTAACCAATCAAGGAGAACTCTCTTCAGCAACGCATATCGATATAAGCGCACACGATTTAAACAACACCGCAACCGGTGTCATCGCGTCCAATAATGACGCGTTACTCGGAGCTACACATGACCTAACGAACCAAGGCGTACTCTATACGCACGGCAATATGAACATAGAAGTTGGCAACCATCTCCTCAATGACCAGGGTTACATCCTGGCAGAAACTGGCAGTTTATGGATGGGTGGCTTAAACAACACCCGCATGGTTTTATTAGAAAACCAAAGCGGCTTAATCCAGTCCGGTGGTTTAATGACATTAGTCGCAGACACTCTCAGCAACCACCGCGTCGGGAATCCTTCCTTTATTGAGGATGCAGGCGATATCGAGTATTTTGATATCCGCTTAGGTCATGGCAATGACGATATGCTGGCACATACCGGCAGTGATAATCAATGGCTGATTTTTAATGCTGATCCGTATTTAGACGGCATTAAATTCATGGTCGATAATAACTCTACCTGGCAGGCTGATCCCAACCTTCCTCCAGGTGTAGCACGTCAGGTCATTACAGAAACAGAAGATTTTACCGAGCGGGCCGGCCAAATTATTTCTCAGGGCAACCTGGTAGTAGACGCCGCCACCCTTAACCAGCAAGTCAGTTACATCAGCGCCAGCGGCAATGTTGATTTAGGTACCGCTAATGTTACTAATACCGGGATGGATATTAACAGTATCCTACGCTATACCTGCATGACTTCCGGCTGTTTACCGCATATCTATAATCCCGTCATCAATGAATATGACCTGGTTGGCTCTATCGCTCCACTTGAAACGTTTGACCTCGTTTATCAATCCGGCCATGTCGCCAGCACCATTGAAGCCGGTGGCACATTAACGTTGGGTGGTAATTTGGTGAATAACCAGACATCGCTTCCAATAAACGGCGTATTAATTACCCCACGTATTGATCAATCATCGGTAGTCTCCCCTGGAGTGAATGTTAGCGTAGGTGGTTTATTTGGAGTAGCATCTGACCCTAACTCACCTTACCTCATCACCACTCAGATACCGAACATTAATCAAAATAGCTATGTAGGTTCCAGTTACTTATTAGATCAGCTTGGTTATCAGCTTGACCATACCATCTTATTATTAGGCGATCCTTTTTACGAAACGCAATTAATTGAAGATGCCTTGCTTAAAAAACTAGGCACACGTTTTATTACCCCTGGTATTACCGATGCTAACGCACAAATCACCCAGCTTTATGATAATGCCAAAGAGCAAATGGGTAGTTTAAATTTATCGGTTGGTATTGCCTTAACCGATGCACAGCAATCGCTTTTAACCAAAGATATTGTGTGGCTGGTGCAGCAAACCATTAACGGGAAACAAGTGTTAGTGCCTACTGTATATCTAGCTAGTAACCAGGCACAATTACAGGACATCGCCCTTAATACCGGCGCTACTCTTAACGGCCATGATATTGCCTTAACAGGCAACAGCATCACCAACCAAGGTGGGATACAAGCTCAGCATAATCTAACCATCAACTCAAGCACCGTTTCAAACCAAGGTGGATTAATCAAAGCGGGTAATAATCTGGATATCACCGCAGACACAATCAGCAACAGCGCATCCGTAGGATCCAGCAGTTATGGTAAAAGCACTTTTGAAACACTGCAACATCAAGGAACCCTTGCCGCAGGAAACAACGTAAACCTCACCACCAGCGGCGATATCAATTTTAACGGCGGTGTGCTGGATGCCGGTGGGACGGGCAGCTTAACGTCGACCAACGGCAATATCATCATCGACAGCCAGGCCTTAAACAACCACACCGATGCGTCCTATCGCCACAGCCATTACACCAGCGACAGCACCTTGCAAATTGGCTCGTTATTAAGCGGTCAGCAGCTGGTGTTAAATGCCGCCAACGACATCACCATCAAAGGCAGCGATGCGCAAAGTGCTGGTGATATTAATTTAACCGCACAGAATGTCACCATTGGTGCCGAAACCGAAAGCTACCATTACCACGAAACCAGCAGCAGCCACGGCTTTATGAGTTCTAGCAAGAAGGAGGTCAAACAAGATAAAGAAAGCTTGCGAGGTTCTACTTTAACGGCAGGAAATAACATTAACATCAATGCCAATGATAATATCAACGTTACCGCCTCTTACGCAGAAGCAGGTAACGACATCCATTTACTCGCCGATGCCGACCACAACAACACAGGCGGCATTACGGTAGAAGCTGGCAAAGGTTATGAATCCAGCTACGTGTATAAAAAGGACAGCGGTTTCACCGGCGGACTTTCTGGCATGAGTTTTGGCGTGAGCTACCAGCAGACCAAGGACAAGATCAGCAGCTACCAGGAAACCTTATTACCTTCAATGATGGTAGCCTGGCATGACATCACCATGGATGCCCATGATGATATCAACATTCTCTCCAGCATCGTGAATGCTGGCCATGATGTTATCCTCAACAGCGATAATAACATTAACCTATTGGCACTGGATGCTGATAACAGTTACGCCGAATCGCATAAGATGACCAGCATTGGCGTAACCGTTGCCATTCAGGAAGGATTTACCGGCTTGATTGATTCTGTAAAAGGATTAGGCGATAAAGGTTCTGGCAGCTATGCAGGAATTCAAACGGCGGCGGATGCCTATAAGGGAGCTTCGCAATTTGCATCGATGTATAAAGCCAGCAAAGGCTTTACTGACCCATCACAATTACTGCCTAGCATTTCTGTCAGCCTCGGCATCTCCAGCAGCTCCTCTAAATATGAAACCAGCGGCAGCAATTTTACGCAGACGCAAATTACCGCCGGACATGATTTTATTAGCCATAGCGGTAAGGACACGACTGTAAAGGGAGCGAATATTCTGGCACAGAATGTGAATATAGATGTAGGCGGCGACCTCACCGTAGAATCAGTACAAAACACCCAGGAAACCAGCAAAAGCGAACATAGCGGTGGCATGAGTGTGGGTATTAGTTATGGTGTTAATGGCTTATCACCAACATTTGGCGCAAATGCCTATAGCGGCAGTGGTGATGGGCACAGGAAGTGGACGGATAATGTCACATCGATTATTGGCACTAACTCAGTTGATATTGATGTAACAGGCAAAACAACCCTAACAGGTGCCATCATCGCGCAAGCAACCCCACAAGAAGACGGCACCTACATAGACGGCGGTAACCTCACCTTAAACACCGGCTCACTGGAAGTGAGCGATTTAACCGATGAGGATATCTGGCATTATAACGGCGCTGGAATAGCTGTTGGCTTTGGAGGCCCTCCAGGACAACCGGTCTTTGGATCAGGTTCTAACTTATCCTCATCCTATACCCCGTCCTTAAAGATCGAAGATGACACCAAAATCGGCGTCACCCACGCCACCATCGGTGCAGGAACCATCACCATAGCAGGCCAGGCGGCAACCGATGACCAACTGAATGGCGTTAACCGCGATGTGAACAAGGTTCAGGAAATCCTGGTCGATGAGCATGATCATCTGGATATTGAGATACCGTTGGATGGAATTAAAAACATTACGGATATGGTGAGTGATATTGTTTCCAAGCTTAATCATCCTGACTCTGCCCTTTCTGCCGCTGTCAAAGTAACTGATTCATTGAAAGAAAAATTAGAACGATTGGGTGTCTCTGAAACAGACCAAGAAAAACTGGTTAATTCACAAGGAGGCATGAAAGCCGCAGGTTATATCTATGGTACAGACTTGATTCAATCGGTGAATGGCGAATTATCATCTCAGGATATGGCGTTGTTATTAGATGGATATATACCAGTTAAGACAAGCGATGGATATGGCTGGGTATCTTCAGCTGAAATTGGTCTGAAAGCGGAATATGGTGCAAATGGCGCACTTGTTATTCGTGTTATGGGAGGAATAACACCTCTTTCAACATCAGAGATGGTAGCTAAATATGAGGCTACTGGCATAACATTGGGTGAAGGCAAGACACCTCTGCAATTGGCAGGCAGCTTGGCGGGTAGTTTACTGGGCTCCTTAAAATCAATTGAAACATCGTGCGGTTGCTTAAGTGCAATAGAAGCCGCGATTGAAATTGGAATGCCAACCATTGCAGGAGCCGTTGGAGGAGCGCTTTCTGGGGCTGCAACCGGTGCTGTTATTGGCGGTGTGGCCACTTCTGCTACAGGCCCAGGTGCTCTTGCAGGCGCCGCTGGTGGGGCAGCAGCTGGAGGAGTTATTGGTGCGGCTGAAGGTGCTTTTGCAGGCCTACAGGTAGGAACGGTTGCATGGGCGACCGAGCAATTAATAAACGCCAGCTCTATAGGTGATGGTCTTGCCTATGCAGCGGATAAAGCCATTGAAGCAGCAGCAGGCCAATATCAAACACAGGGATTAACATCAGAAGATGCTTATGCACTCGCTGCAGTGACAGTAATCGCCGGTGCTTATGCAAGTGCTATATCGATTAAAACTGTTATGGGAGTTATTAAATCAAAGGGAATTGCCACCACAACAGCTGAAGATATAAAAATTTCATCACCTCCAATTAAATCAGGTAATTTAACAATTGAAGAAGGAATATTTTCCGAAAGTGAAAAAGATGCTGCTAAGTTTATGGCTGATTTAGGGAATGATGTAATCTTACGATCACCCACTGGAACAAGAGCTGGAGGCAATACTTCTGACTTATTAATTAATGGAACTCCATATGATGTCTATACGCCAATCACAAACAACCCTAATAGAATTATTTCAGCTATTGCAAGTAAGAATAGCCAAGCTCAAGGTATTGTTTTAGACTTGAGAAATACGTCTGTAACACAAGAACAATTAGGAAATGTCTTACAGAGAGTTCAGGGTGCAGGTGCGAAAAACATAATAGATATAAAAATTATAGGTAAATAA
- a CDS encoding adhesin — MAGDVEKGTTGEAGSVTGGRPTPKQSEIDVGNDLPEGAIPQPSFKDGESVPYGTPGSVRPDYCVGNICSIEVKNYNIETNSSGLIDNVSKQAIQRAENLPDGMVQDIVIDTRGQSVTQVQRDIIKEVIIAKSGGIIKSNNIRFR; from the coding sequence GTGGCGGGAGATGTAGAAAAAGGGACAACTGGCGAGGCTGGATCTGTGACTGGAGGTCGTCCAACACCTAAACAATCTGAGATTGATGTGGGAAATGATTTACCAGAGGGTGCTATACCTCAACCTAGTTTTAAAGATGGAGAATCAGTCCCTTATGGAACTCCTGGAAGCGTTCGCCCTGATTATTGTGTTGGCAATATCTGTTCAATTGAAGTAAAGAACTATAATATCGAAACAAATTCCTCAGGGCTTATTGATAATGTCTCAAAGCAAGCTATACAAAGGGCTGAAAATTTGCCTGATGGTATGGTACAAGATATAGTGATTGATACACGAGGGCAGAGTGTTACTCAAGTACAAAGAGATATTATAAAAGAAGTAATTATTGCCAAATCTGGAGGAATTATAAAATCAAATAATATTAGATTTAGATAA